The region AACATTTCCTCTACCACAGAGTGCCACAAATTTATCATTAAATTGCAATAAAGGACACTTATCAATCAAGTTAGAACCAACATATGCATCCTTGAGGAAAACCGTACTCCTTACACCTTTATTAGTGAGGTAAAATATCCCATGATGCTTTATTAAGCAAAGAAGCAATTGTGACGGCAAAAAACACTCTGCATGAAATGCATCTAACTGGGCAGATGTCATCCTCCTCTCCATGGTCAAGCTGAGGAGCTCATGAATCACTCCCAAGGCCCGTTTTCGAGTTTTTGGATCTGCGGCATCAAACCTTCTTGCATTCAAATAAGGAGAAGGAAACTCCAATTTCTGCCACCGCTCGAACTGTTCAAGGAAATTAACATTTGGCCTAAAACCAGCAGGAAAGTTCACTTTGAATGCAAATGGACCAGCATAGTTCCCATCTTTTGAAATCTTCACCTTCTTCTTATCCTCGCTTGGTTTCATGTTCACAACAACTCCTTCTTGTGCCAA is a window of Vicia villosa cultivar HV-30 ecotype Madison, WI unplaced genomic scaffold, Vvil1.0 ctg.002506F_1_1, whole genome shotgun sequence DNA encoding:
- the LOC131639029 gene encoding protein WHAT'S THIS FACTOR 1 homolog, chloroplastic-like, encoding MKPSEDKKKVKISKDGNYAGPFAFKVNFPAGFRPNVNFLEQFERWQKLEFPSPYLNARRFDAADPKTRKRALGVIHELLSLTMERRMTSAQLDAFHAECFLPSQLLLCLIKHHGIFYLTNKGVRSTVFLKDAYVGSNLIDKCPLLQFNDKFVALCGRGNVDLCDIKSSLQAVV